From Camelina sativa cultivar DH55 chromosome 7, Cs, whole genome shotgun sequence, one genomic window encodes:
- the LOC104702564 gene encoding uncharacterized protein LOC104702564 (The sequence of the model RefSeq protein was modified relative to this genomic sequence to represent the inferred CDS: added 218 bases not found in genome assembly): MNVDQCQWWKKMMGRGVDGGCGAEEKPCRPFRRAALDKDNGNKGFEDMGSLEIGFLAQANKNLSERSPFDLPEDGSTSGLTVPTLPVGLANLLNRTDNKKRHKKSHSGTDNKKKKSSRQGDKLRSGSIWVEHEDYFRRLELPDLETLSDLVSLRSLSSRNCFSVPSVEYESIDIQQRETDASAKNEDVVCADGLVLEEIKNVLIKDISEGTVNKEEVNEDVVQPMGVDNVGDEISSASDYSGSLEWVLGIRNRILLTSERPSKKRKLLGGDAGLGKLMVAAPCEGNALLCDFCCTGDAKEYHHQLIVCTSCKATVHKKCYGLLEDSDKSWLCSWCELENGRGDSERPCLLCPKKGGILKSVLSKAENGGPVEFAHLFCSLWMPELYIEDLKKMEPILNLHGIKETRRKLLCNLCKVKSGACIRCCNGTCRTSFHPICAREAGNRLEVWGKHGCDTVELRAFCSKHSDSQENGKSVEGGESNAVDSRSPICHLPPEPVREGHLCNDEMGLDLGTRGTDSDISRNNELRELESPHSKFKCSATDHVGSGMTVRSNEDERTLSKSLSFGLILKKLIDLGKVDVKDVAAEIGVNPDALSAKLTDGDLLPDLLGKVVKWLSQHAHMGSGNKGENFKPKANGSVLTNEGSVSLAPGHSPEEQKSIGIDQELNDGKFSVLPSDDHGQRSNSSSSGVMLGNAISLGPNSSQNRGNLNCPTPIILGLLDHEAYPGFNPHPYILKELSELGKGQTLKSSRDSDVARVSTKTDGSEEGNKHLQGAGDHTICSNLQNQSAHCGDTIRQLSKARKLGILDMSPEDEVEGELLYYQLQLLGTAFSRKELSDNLVYEVAKKLPLEIDEQHGRRWDDVLVNKYFHDVRETRKQGRKEKRHKQAQAVLAAATAAAATSSRNTSLRKDMSEDQAQQEISTSRRKVVGSSHLVPQTKETLLKMAVSGPPSEKRSDHRTPDFSVENPRTCDICRRSETIWNLIVVCSSCKVAVHMDCYKCAKESTGPWYCELCAESSSEPSFNFWEKPDCSTECTLCGGTTGAFRKATNGQWVHAFCAEWSLEATFRRGQINPVQGMESLAKNTDSCCVCRRIYGACIKCSYGNCQTTFHPSCARSAGFHMTGGGKLPHKAYCEKHSLEQKAKADSQKHGAEELKSLKHYRVELERLRLLCERIVKREKLKRELAISSHEILAAKRDQAARSLHVRNPFSPPEVSSDSATTSVKGHPDSNISGSEAIQRSDDITIDSTVSVKRRGKGPMLMDTDQKTDDSATSKSRFSRKPTERQIFSGKTVPRKHCIVSPSVSEDGDKGSKPKKQHVETFAKELVMTSDEASFKNRRLPKGYFYIPVDCFQEDKPGNQKAASSDKPANQKTSSGDQSGKDG; encoded by the exons ATGAACGTTGACCAATGCCAGtggtggaagaagatgatgggtAGGGGAGTGGACGGAGGTTGTGGAGCTGAAGAGAAGCCTTGTCGCCCATTTCGTAGGGCTGCGTTAGATAAGGATAATGGGAACAAGGGGTTTGAGGATATGGGTTCGTTGGAAATTGGTTTCTTAGCTCAGGCTAACAAGAACCTCTCTGAGAGGTCTCCGTTTGATCTTCCTGAAGATGGTTCCACTTCAGGGTTAACTGTGCCTACTCTACCCGTTGGCTTAGCTAATTTGCTGAACCGTACTGATAACAAGAAAAGGCACAAGAAGTCTCATTCTGGTACggataataagaagaagaagtcttctAGGCAAGGGGATAAGTTGAGAAGTGGCAGTATCTGGGTTGAGCATGAGGACTACTTTAGGCGCTTAGAATTGCCTGATTTAGAAACGTTGTCAGATTTAGTATCTCTACGATCTTTATCTTCTAGAAACTGCTTTTCAGTTCCATCGGTGGAATACGAATCTATTGATATCCAACAGAGGGAAACCGATGCTAGTGCAAAGAATGAGGATGTTGTTTGTGCAGATGGCCTTGTTCTGGAAGAAATTAAGAACGTTCTCATTAAAGATATATCTGAAGGCACAGTAAACAAAGAAGAGGTAAACGAGGATGTTGTTCAGCCAATGGGTGTTGACAATGTGGGGGATGAAATTTCATCTGCGTCAGACTATTCTGGTAGTTTAGAATGGGTTTTAGGTATTAGAAATAGGATTTTGTTGACATCGGAAAGGCCCTCCAAAAAGCGGAAGCTTCTTGGTGGTGATGCAGGTTTGGGGAAATTAATGGTTGCGGCTCCTTGTGAAGGGAATGCATTGTTATGTGATTTTTGCTGCACTGGTGATGCCAAGGAATATCATCACCAGTTAATTGTTTGCACTTCCTGCAAAGCTACAGTTCATAAAAAATGCTATGGCCTGCTTGAAGATTCAGATAAATCGTGGTTGTGCTCTTGGTGTGAGCTGGAGAATGGTCGTGGTGATTCAGAAAGACCATGCTTGCTATGTCCAAAAAAGGGTGGCATCCTGAAATCTGTTCTCTCAAAAGCTGAGAATGGTGGGCCGGTGGAGTTTGCTCATCTGTTTTGTTCTCTGTGGATGCCTGAGCTGTATATAGAAGACTTGAAAAAAATGGAGCCCATCTTGAATTTGCATGGAATAAAAGAAACTCGGAGGAAGTTATTGTGTAACTTGTGCAAGGTGAAATCTGGTGCTTGCATTCGCTGTTGTAATG GAACATGCAGAACATCATTCCATCCTATATGTGCAAGGGAGGCAGGGAATAGACTAGAGGTCTGGGGAAAACATGGGTGTGATACT GTTGAACTGCGAGCTTTCTGCTCAAAGCATTCAGATAGTCAAGAAAATGGAAAGTCCGTAGAGGGAGGAGAAAGTAATGCTGTTGATAGTCGTTCTCCTATATGTCATCTTCCGCCAGAACCTGTAAGAGAAGGTCACCTTTGTAATGATGAGATGGGACTGGACTTAGGAACACGGGGTACAGATTCTGATATTTCGAGAAACAACGAATTGCGAGAACTAGAATCACCGCATTCAAAATTTAAGTGCTCTGCAACAGACCACGTTGGATCAGGAATGACTGTGAGAAGCAACGAAGATGAAAGAACTCTATCCAAGTCGCTTAGTTTTGGATTGATTCTGAAAAAG TGTGAGCTTGGCACCTGGTCATTCTCCAGAAGAACAG AAATCAATAGGGATTGATCAGGAACTTAATGATGGGAAATTTTCAGTTCTTCCTTCTG ATGATCATGGACAACGATCAAACTCCAGTTCTTCTGGTGTCATGCTGGGGAATGCCATTTCCTTGGGGCCAAATAGTTCTCAGAATCGTGGAAATTTGAACTGTCCAACCCCCATTATCTTGGGTCTCCT TGATCATGAAGCATATCCTGGTTTCAATCCTCATCCTTATATCCTCAAAGAATTGTCAGAACTGGGCAAGGGACAGACCCTGAAAAGCAGCAGGGATTCTGATGTGGCTAGGGTGTCAACCAAAACTGATG GCTctgaagaaggaaacaaacatCTGCAGGGCGCTGGCGATCACACTATCTGTAGTAATCTCCAAAATCAGAGTGCACACTGTGGAGACACAATTCGTCAGTTATCTAAAGCTAGGAAATTGGGCATACTGGATATGTCTCCTGAAGATGAAGTGGAAGGGGAACTTCTATATTATCAGCTTCAGTTACTTGGCACTGCATTTTCAAGAAAGGAACTTTCTG ACAATTTAGTCTATGAAGTTGCCAAAAAATTGCCTCtggagattgatgaacaacatgGACGAAGATGGGATGATGTTCTGGTGAACAAATATTTCCATGATGTCAGGGAAACAAGAAAGCAAGGTAGGAAAGAGAAAAGACACAAACAAGCCCAGGCTGTTCTAGCTGCTGCTACCGCTGCAGCGGCGACATCTTCTAGGAATACATCGCTTAGGAAAGATATGTCAGAAGATCAAGCACAGCAAGAG ATAAGCACTTCTAGACGTAAAGTTGTTGGTAGCTCTCATCTAGTGCCACAAACAAAGGAAACACTATTAAAGATGGCTGTTTCCGGGCCACCGTCTGAGAAGCGGTCTGATCATCGTACACCAGACTTTTCAGTAGAAAATCCACGAACTTGTGACATCTGCAGACGATCCGAAACTATATGGAACCTGATTGTAGTGTGCTCTAGTTGCAAG GTTGCGGTTCACATGGATTGCTACAAATGTGCTAAAGAATCCACTGGTCCCTGGTACTGTGAGCTATGTGCGGAGTCATCTTCGGAaccttcttttaatttttgggaAAAACCGGATTGTTCAACAGAATGTACTCTATGTGGTGGCACAACTGGGGCTTTTAGGAAAGCCACAAATGGGCAATGGGTACATGCTTTTTGTGCTGAG TGGTCCTTGGAAGCAACCTTCAGAAGGGGACAAATAAATCCTGTGCAAGGAATG GAGTCTCTGGCCAAGAACACGGACAGTTGTTGCGTATGCCGACGGATATATGGTGCATGCATAAAG TGTAGTTATGGCAACTGCCAGACGACATTCCACCCCTCCTGTGCCAGAAGCGCGGGTTTTCATATGACTGGTGGTGGGAAACTTCCGCATAAGGCTTACTGTGAGAAGCACAGCTTGGAGCAGAAGGCGAAG GCCGATTCTCAGAAACATGGGGCAGAGGAGCTAAAAAGTCTCAAGCATTATAGG GTTGAACTTGAGAGGTTACGCCTTCTGTGTGAGCGGATAGTCAAGAGGGAGAAATTAAAG CGAGAGTTGGCTATTTCTTCGCATGAAATACTTGCTGCCAAAAGGGATCAAGCTGCACGTTCATTACATGTACGTAATCCATTTTCTCCCCCAGAAGTTTCGTCGGACTCAGCTACAACATCAGTAAAAGGTCATCCTGATAGTAATATATCTGGCAGTGAAGCAATACAGAGGTCAGATGATATCACCATTGACAGCACAGTCTCTGTTAAGCGCCGTGGCAAAGGTCCCATGTTAATGGACACCGATCAGAAAACCGATGACAGTGCTACTTCCAAGAGTCGGTTTTCCCGTAAGCCAACCGAAAGACAGATATTTTCTGGGAAAACCGTTCCCCGAAAACATTGTATAGTCTCACCTAGTGTTTCAGAGGATGGAGATAAAGGGTCAAAGCCTAAGAAG CAGCATGTAGAAACATTTGCAAAAGAGCTGGTGATGACATCAGATGAAGCTTCTTTCAAGAACCGACGGCTCCCAAAGGGTTACTTTTATATTCCTGTTGATTGCTTTCAGGAAGACAAGCCGGGAAACCAGAAGGCAGCTTCATCTGACAAGCCAGCGAACCAGAAGACATCTTCAGGTGATCAGTCAGGCAAAGACGGGTAA
- the LOC104702563 gene encoding beta-1,3-galactosyltransferase 7 isoform X1, with amino-acid sequence MFFDCVSSLSLSPFKSANRLCDLSLSLPCVIVSTMKHKVSKRVISLKWVPFLCISFFALGAIFTSRSWEPSSDSGSQLISQHHRDHELQIVSDDCAHNKKATQEKDVINEVLRTHEAIKVDRSLDKSVSTLQMELSSTRSSQEKVDGSETTNSLTGANPRKKVFMVMGVNTAFSSRRRRDSVRETWMPQGEKLEKLEQDKGIVIKFMIGHSATSNSILDRAIDSEDAQHKDFLRLEHIEGYHELSAKTKIFFSTAVAKWDAEFYIKVDDDVHVNLGMLASTLARHRSKPRVYIGCMKSGPVLAQKTVKYHEPEYWKFGEDGNKYFRHATGQIYAISKDLAKYISVNQPILHKYANEDVSLGSWFIGLEVEHIDDRNFCCGTPPDCRWKAEAGDVCVASFEWSCSGICKSVERMKIVHEVCSEGEGAVWNTLL; translated from the exons ATGTTCTTTGATTgtgtctcttctctctctctctctccctttaaATCTGCAAATCGTCtttgtgatctctctctctctctcccttgtGTCATCGTCTCCACGATGAAGCACAAAGTCTCCAAGAGAGTAATATCTCTGAAATGGGTTCCGTTTCTCTGCATCTCTTTCTTCGCTCTCGGAGCAATCTTCACCTCCAG gtcatGGGAGCCGTCGTCAGATTCCGGAAGTCAGCTAATCTCACAGCACCATCGTGATCATGAACTTCAGATTGTGTCAGACGATTGTGCTCATAATAAA AAAGCTACACAAGAAAAAGATGTGATTAATGAAGTTTTGAGAACTCATGAGGCTATAAA GGTTGACAGGTCGTTGGATAAGTCAGTTTCTACGCTGCAAATGGAGTTGTCTTCTACAAGGAGCTCCCAAGAGAAGGTTGATGGCTCAGAAACAACCAATTCTTTAACGGGAGCAAACCCGAGGAAGAAAGTGTTCATGGTAATGGGAGTTAACACTGCATTTAGCAGTAGAAGACGGCGTGATTCTGTCAGAGAAACGTGGATGCCTCAAG GGGAGAAGCTTGAAAAATTGGAACAAGATAAAGGGATTGTAATCAAGTTCATGATTGGACACAG TGCGACGTCAAATAGTATATTGGATAGAGCTATTGATTCAGAAGATGCTCAACACAAAGACTTCCTTAGGCTG GAGCATATTGAAGGATATCACGAACTCTCAGCAAAAACCAAGATATTCTTTTCCACTGCAGTAGCGAAATGGGATGCGGAGTTCTATATcaaggttgatgatgatgttcatgTCAATCTCG GTATGCTGGCTTCCACACTTGCACGTCACCGCTCAAAACCGAGGGTCTATATTGGTTGTATGAAATCAGGGCCTGTTCTTGCTCAAAA GACAGTGAAATACCATGAGCCTGAGTATTGGAAATTTGGAGAGGATGGTAACAAATACTTTCGACATGCTACAGGACAGATCTATGCCATCTCGAAGGATCTTGCCAAATACATATCTGTCAACCA GCCAATTTTGCATAAATACGCAAATGAAGATGTGTCTTTGGGGTCTTGGTTTATTGGCCTTGAGGTTGAACATATTGATGACCGCAACTTCTGTTGTGGGACTCCTCCAG ATTGTAGATGGAAGGCAGAGGCGGGCGATGTGTGTGTGGCCTCATTCGAATGGAGCTGCAGTGGGATCTGCAAGTCTGTAGAGAGAATGAAGATAGTCCACGAAGTGTGCAGTGAAGGAGAAGGAGCTGTTTGGAATACACTTCTCTAG
- the LOC104702563 gene encoding beta-1,3-galactosyltransferase 7 isoform X2 — protein MFFDCVSSLSLSPFKSANRLCDLSLSLPCVIVSTMKHKVSKRVISLKWVPFLCISFFALGAIFTSRSWEPSSDSGSQLISQHHRDHELQIVSDDCAHNKKATQEKDVINEVLRTHEAIKSLDKSVSTLQMELSSTRSSQEKVDGSETTNSLTGANPRKKVFMVMGVNTAFSSRRRRDSVRETWMPQGEKLEKLEQDKGIVIKFMIGHSATSNSILDRAIDSEDAQHKDFLRLEHIEGYHELSAKTKIFFSTAVAKWDAEFYIKVDDDVHVNLGMLASTLARHRSKPRVYIGCMKSGPVLAQKTVKYHEPEYWKFGEDGNKYFRHATGQIYAISKDLAKYISVNQPILHKYANEDVSLGSWFIGLEVEHIDDRNFCCGTPPDCRWKAEAGDVCVASFEWSCSGICKSVERMKIVHEVCSEGEGAVWNTLL, from the exons ATGTTCTTTGATTgtgtctcttctctctctctctctccctttaaATCTGCAAATCGTCtttgtgatctctctctctctctcccttgtGTCATCGTCTCCACGATGAAGCACAAAGTCTCCAAGAGAGTAATATCTCTGAAATGGGTTCCGTTTCTCTGCATCTCTTTCTTCGCTCTCGGAGCAATCTTCACCTCCAG gtcatGGGAGCCGTCGTCAGATTCCGGAAGTCAGCTAATCTCACAGCACCATCGTGATCATGAACTTCAGATTGTGTCAGACGATTGTGCTCATAATAAA AAAGCTACACAAGAAAAAGATGTGATTAATGAAGTTTTGAGAACTCATGAGGCTATAAA GTCGTTGGATAAGTCAGTTTCTACGCTGCAAATGGAGTTGTCTTCTACAAGGAGCTCCCAAGAGAAGGTTGATGGCTCAGAAACAACCAATTCTTTAACGGGAGCAAACCCGAGGAAGAAAGTGTTCATGGTAATGGGAGTTAACACTGCATTTAGCAGTAGAAGACGGCGTGATTCTGTCAGAGAAACGTGGATGCCTCAAG GGGAGAAGCTTGAAAAATTGGAACAAGATAAAGGGATTGTAATCAAGTTCATGATTGGACACAG TGCGACGTCAAATAGTATATTGGATAGAGCTATTGATTCAGAAGATGCTCAACACAAAGACTTCCTTAGGCTG GAGCATATTGAAGGATATCACGAACTCTCAGCAAAAACCAAGATATTCTTTTCCACTGCAGTAGCGAAATGGGATGCGGAGTTCTATATcaaggttgatgatgatgttcatgTCAATCTCG GTATGCTGGCTTCCACACTTGCACGTCACCGCTCAAAACCGAGGGTCTATATTGGTTGTATGAAATCAGGGCCTGTTCTTGCTCAAAA GACAGTGAAATACCATGAGCCTGAGTATTGGAAATTTGGAGAGGATGGTAACAAATACTTTCGACATGCTACAGGACAGATCTATGCCATCTCGAAGGATCTTGCCAAATACATATCTGTCAACCA GCCAATTTTGCATAAATACGCAAATGAAGATGTGTCTTTGGGGTCTTGGTTTATTGGCCTTGAGGTTGAACATATTGATGACCGCAACTTCTGTTGTGGGACTCCTCCAG ATTGTAGATGGAAGGCAGAGGCGGGCGATGTGTGTGTGGCCTCATTCGAATGGAGCTGCAGTGGGATCTGCAAGTCTGTAGAGAGAATGAAGATAGTCCACGAAGTGTGCAGTGAAGGAGAAGGAGCTGTTTGGAATACACTTCTCTAG
- the LOC104702565 gene encoding uncharacterized protein LOC104702565: protein MKSRLGNLRLYKFDVPSESDVGVMIISFGGVHLCERFQLTRCTGRGRGRGSKAGLSKSFVDSLHWSFMAQHRSNITNQIFDYIVSNFSFKDLDVVPPACPVLVFHFQIIGLSQYQVNENDITTLVLSTLRTRDSVLSVEDAIARLVPIVAPTTEIVDCYQSPELCPLCEKGYPKEDEIVHKTKCSHIFHATCISRYLLHTPRCPACSLELPPVDMRTLLFL, encoded by the coding sequence ATGAAATCACGTCTAGGTAATCTCAGGCTTTACAAGTTTGATGTGCCTTCTGAGTCTGATGTCGGAGTTATGATAATAAGCTTTGGAGGTGTACACCTGTGTGAACGGTTTCAGTTGACGCGATGCACaggaagaggacgaggaagaggttCAAAAGCTGGATTGTCCAAATCATTCGTAGATTCGCTGCATTGGTCTTTCATGGCGCAACATCGGTCCAACATAACTAATCAGATCTTCGACTACATTGTCTCCAATTTTTCGTTCAAGGATCTTGATGTCGTACCTCCCGCGTGTCCTGTCCTCGTCTTTCACTTTCAAATTATAGGGCTTAGTCAATATCAAGTCAATGAGAATGACATCACAACTCTTGTTTTGTCCACATTGAGAACTAGAGATTCTGTTCTGAGCGTTGAAGATGCAATAGCCAGACTCGTACCAATCGTTGCACCTACAACTGAGATCGTAGATTGTTACCAAAGTCCGGAATTGTGTCCTCTATGTGAAAAAGGGTATCCGAAAGAAGACGAGATTGttcataaaacaaaatgcaGTCACATCTTTCACGCAACTTGTATCTCTCGTTACTTGTTGCACACTCCTCGATGCCCAGCTTGCTCCCTTGAGTTGCCACCTGTCGACATGAGGACTCTTCTCTTCTTGTAA